From Populus trichocarpa isolate Nisqually-1 chromosome 19, P.trichocarpa_v4.1, whole genome shotgun sequence, a single genomic window includes:
- the LOC18108419 gene encoding disease resistance protein RPV1 isoform X1 encodes MASSSAVARKWKYDVFLSFRGKDTRNNFTSHLCKDLRRQKIKTFIDDRLERGEEITPALLKTIEESRVSIVIFSENYASSPWCLDELVKILECKETYGQIVLPVFYHVDPSDVDEQTGSFGNAFSELEKNFKGKMGKVPRWRADLTYAASISGWDSQVTSPEAKLISEVVQTICKRLNRASPCKLRDLVGVDSRIEKINKLLSIVASDVRIIGIWGMGGIGKTTIAEAFFYSISSQYEGCHFLPNIRQESEKGPLSDLRDDLLSKLLEEENLRVGTPHIGPTFIRDRLCQKKVLLVLDDVNDARQFQQLIEVPLIGAGSVVVVTSRDKQVLKNVADEIYEVEELNSHEALELFSLIAFKGNHPPKSYMELSITAINYAKGNPLALRVLGSFLIRRERHFWESQLNNIESFPELNICDLLRIGFDALRDNNTKSIFLDIACFFRGHQVDFVKRILDGCGFKTDIGFSVLIDRCLIKFSDDKVQMHDLLQEMAHEVVRKESLNELGGQSRSWSPKDVYQVLTNNQGTGKVEGIFLDVSKIREIELSSTALERMYKLRLLKIYNSEAGVKCRVHLPHGLESLSEELRYLHWDGYPLTSLPSNFRPQNLVEINLSCSKVNRLWRGHQNLVNLKDVNLSNCEHITFMPDLSKARNLERLNLQFCTSLVKFPSSVQHLDKLVDLDLRGCKRLINLPSRINSSCLETLNVSGCANLKKCPETARKLTYLNLNETAVEELPQSIGELNGLVALNLKNCKLLVNLPENMYLLKSLLIADISGCSSISRLPDFSRNIRYLYLNGTAIEELPSSIGDLRELIYLDLGGCNRLKNLPSAVSKLVCLEKLDLSGCSNITEFPKVSNTIKELYLNGTAIREIPSSIECLFELAELHLRNCKQFEILPSSICKLRKLQRLNLSGCVQFRDFPEVLEPMVCLRYLYLEQTRITKLPSPIGNLKGLACLEVGNCQHLRDIECIVDLQLPERCKLDCLRKLNLDGCQIWEVPDSLGLVSSLEVLDLSGNNFRSIPISINKLFELQYLGLRNCRNLESLPELPPRLSKLDADNCWSLRTVSCSSTAVEGNIFEFIFTNCKRLRRINQILEYSLLKFQLYTKRLYHQLPDVPEEACSFCLPGDMTPEWFSHQSWGSIVTFQLSSHWAHTKFLGFSLCAVIAFHSFSHSLQVKCTYHFHNEHGDSHDLYCYLHVCYGNDLYCYLHDWYGEKRINSKHIFVGLDPCLVAKENDMFSKYSEVSVEFQLEDMNGYLLPLDLCQVVECGVRLLHANDEDEIQRFHLIDSSRFYPLDLDELEARFQAKRARLEANRLEDFFDLRRIYEFLTNSLLLSIFYSEELYHEMPMSYTMSSRECSSFYLPGDVTPEWFSHQRWGSTVTFHLSSQWANSKSFLGFCLCAVIAFCSFGHSLQVKCTYHFCNEHGDSHDLYFYLRDWYDKECINSTHIFVGFDPCLVAKEKDMFSEYSEVSVEFQPADIYGNLLPLNLCQVYECGVRPLDTEYEIYRFALPMQGHYRICSLDRDELEAMFQARRGRFEGMMKLTNRRNKEMTKSSQLSQHRRPLL; translated from the exons ATGGCATCTTCATCTGCTGTTGCTCGTAAATGGAAGTATGATGTGTTCCTTAGTTTTAGAGGCAAGGATACGCGCAATAATTTTACCAGCCATCTCTGTAAAGATTTGCGTCGTCAGAAAATAAAGACCTTCATTGATGACAGGCTtgaaagaggagaagaaattACCCCTGCCCTTCTGAAAACGATTGAAGAATCAAGAGTTTCTATAGTAATTTTCTCCGAGAACTATGCATCTTCTCCGTGGTGTTTGGATGAACTGGTGAAAATACTTGAATGCAAAGAGACTTATGGGCAGATTGTTTTACCGGTCTTCTATCATGTGGACCCATCTGATGTTGATGAACAGACTGGGAGTTTTGGAAATGCATTTTCTGagcttgaaaaaaatttcaaggggAAGATGGGCAAGGTGCCAAGGTGGAGGGCTGACTTGACATACGCAGCCAGTATATCTGGATGGGATTCACAGGTTACTAG TCCGGAGGCCAAACTCATAAGCGAAGTTGTGCAAACTATCTGTAAGAGGTTAAATCGTGCTTCCCCATGCAAATTAAGAGATCTGGTTGGAGTAGATTCACGCATTGAGAAAATCAACAAATTGCTATCCATTGTGGCATCAGATGTCCGCATTATAGGAATTTGGGGCATGGGTGGTATAGGCAAGACAACTATTGCGGAAGCTTTCTTCTATAGCATCTCAAGTCAATATGAAGGCTGCCACTTTCTTCCGAACATAAGGCAGGAATCAGAAAAGGGTCCATTAAGTGATCTACGAGATGATCTTCTTTCTAAACTACTGGAGGAAGAAAATCTTCGCGTTGGCACACCACATATAGGACCTACTTTCATCAGGGATAGACTCTGCCAAAAGAAAGTTCTCCTTGTTTTGGATGATGTGAATGATGCACGACAATTCCAGCAGTTAATTGAAGTGCCTCTGATTGGTGCAGGAAGTGTTGTTGTTGTAACATCAAGAGACAAGCAAGTACTTAAGAATGTAGCTGATGAAATATACGAGGTTGAGGAATTAAACTCCCACGAAGCTCTTGAACTCTTTAGCTTGATTGCTTTTAAGGGAAACCACCCCCCAAAATCTTATATGGAGTTGTCAATCACGGCAATAAATTATGCCAAAGGGAACCCCTTAGCTCTTCGAGTTTTGGGTTCCTTCTTAATCCGCAGAGAAAGACATTTTTGGGAATCTCAATTAAATAACATCGAAAGCTTTCCCGAGCTGAACATTTGTGACTTGCTGAGAATAGGCTTTGATGCACTACGTGATAATAACACGAAGAGTATATTTCTGGACATTGCATGTTTCTTTAGAGGGCATCAAGTTGATTTTGTAAAGCGGATACTTGATGGCTGCGGTTTCAAAACAGATATTGGATTTAGTGTTCTCATTGACAGGTGTCTCATTAAATTTTCAGATGACAAGGTTCAAATGCATGATCTTTTGCAAGAAATGGCCCATGAAGTTGTTCGAAAAGAATCTCTTAACGAGCTAGGAGGACAAAGCAGATCGTGGAGTCCTAAAGATGTATATCAAGTGTTGACCAATAATCAG GGAACTGGAAAAGTTGAAGGGATATTCTTGGATGTTtcaaaaataagagaaattgaGTTGAGTTCTACTGCCTTGGAAAGGATGTATAAACTTAGACtgctaaaaatttataattctgaAGCTGGAGTTAAATGCAGAGTGCACCTTCCTCATGGCCTCGAGTCTCTTTCTGAAGAGTTGAGGTATCTCCATTGGGATGGATACCCTTTGACATCTTTGCCTAGCAATTTTCGTCCACAGAACCTTGTTGAAATTAACCTATCATGTAGCAAGGTTAACCGACTGTGGAGAGGACACCAG AATCTCGTCAATTTAAAAGATGTCAACCTCAGCAATTGCGAGCACATAACTTTCATGCCAGACCTTTCAAAGGCCAGAAACCTTGAGAGATTGAATCTTCAATTCTGTACAAGTTTGGTTAAGTTTCCTTCATCTGTTCAGCATCTGGACAAGCTTGTTGATTTAGATTTGAGAGGCTGCAAAAGACTAATCAATCTCCCCAGTAGAATTAATTCAAGTTGTCTGGAGACTCTGAACGTTTCTGGCTGTGCAAATCTCAAGAAGTGCCCAGAGACTGCAAGGAAACtgacatatttaaatttaaatgagacTGCTGTTGAAGAGCTTCCCCAATCAATTGGGGAACTCAATGGACTTGTGGCGTTGAATTTGAAGAACTGCAAACTCCTGGTGAATCTTCCAGAAAACATGTATTTGTTGAAATCTCTTCTAATTGCTGACATCTCTGGCTGCTCATCTATCAGCAGGCTTCCTGATTTTTCGAGGAATATAAGATACTTGTACTTGAATGGAACTGCAATAGAAGAACTGCCATCTTCAATTGGTGATCTAAGGGAACTCATTTATTTAGATCTAGGTGGCTGCAACAGGCTAAAGAATCTGCCGAGTGCGGTTTCTAAGTTGGTATGTCTTGAAAAACTTGACCTTTCCGGTTGCTCAAACATCACGGAGTTTCCAAAGGTTTCAAATACTATAAAGGAGCTGTATTTAAATGGGACAGCAATACGAGAGATTCCCTCTTCAATAGAATGTTTGTTTGAGCTTGCTGAATTGCACCTGCGAAACTGCAAACAATTTGAGATTCTTCCAAGCAGCATCTGCAAGTTGAGAAAACTGCAGAGGCTTAATCTCTCAGGTTGCGTCCAATTTAGGGATTTTCCAGAAGTTTTGGAGCCGATGGTATGTTTGAGATATCTCTATTTAGAACAGACACGCATAACAAAGTTGCCTTCACCGATTGGAAATCTCAAGGGACTTGCCTGCTTGGAAGTTGGAAACTGCCAGCATCTGCGAGACATCGAATGTATTGTTGACTTGCAATTGCCCGAGAGATGCAAATTAGATTGTTTGCGAAAGCTAAATCTAGATGGTTGCCAGATATGGGAAGTGCCGGACAGTCTTGGTCTTGTATCGTCACTGGAAGTGTTAGATCTAAGTGGAAACAATTTTCGGAGTATACCTATAAGCATCAATAAACTCTTTGAGTTGCAATATCTAGGATTAAGGAATTGCAGGAATCTTGAATCATTACCGGAGCTTCCACCACGGCTATCAAAGTTGGATGCAGACAATTGCTGGAGTTTGAGAACAGTATCATGCTCATCAACTGCAGTTGAGGGGaacatttttgaatttattttcactAATTGCAAGAGGTTGCGTAGGATCAATCAAATCTTGGAGTACTCATTATTGAAATTTCAACTTTATACCAAAAGGTTATACCATCAG CTACCCGATGTTCCAGAAGAGGCATGTAGTTTCTGTCTCCCTGGAGATATGACTCCAGAGTGGTTTAGCCATCAAAGTTGGGGATCTATAGTAACATTCCAGCTATCTTCACATTGGGCTCATACCAAGTTCTTGGGTTTCTCTCTTTGCGCTGTCATTGCATTTCATTCTTTCAGCCATAGTTTGCAAGTGAAATGCACATATCACTTCCACAATGAGCATGGTGATAGCCATGATCTGTATTGCTATCTCCATGTTTGCTATGGTAATGATCTGTATTGCTATCTCCATGATTGGTATGGTGAAAAGCGCATCAACTCAAAACACATATTTGTTGGACTTGATCCCTGTTTGGTTGCCAAAGAAAATGATATGTTTAGTAAATACAGTGAGGTCTCAGTtgaatttcaattggaagataTGAACGGCTATCTCTTACCATTAGATCTTTGTCAAGTGGTTGAGTGTGGGGTCCGTCTACTGCATGCCAATGATGAAGATGAGATACAACGCTTTCATTTGATCGACTCCTCTCGTTTTTATCCTCTAGATCTAGATGAATTGGAAGCAAGGTTCCAAGCCAAGAGAGCAAGGTTAGAAGCCAATAGATTGGAGGATTTTTTTGACTTGCGTAGGATCTATGAATTCTTGACGAACTCCTTACTGCTTTCTATATTTTATTCCGAGGAGTTATACCATGAG ATGCCGATGAGTTATACCATGAGTTCTAGGGAATGTAGTAGTTTCTACCTCCCTGGAGATGTGACTCCGGAGTGGTTTAGCCATCAAAGATGGGGATCTACAGTAACATTCCACCTATCTTCACAGTGGGCTAATAGCAAGTCCTTCCTGGGTTTCTGTCTTTGCGCTGTCATTGCATTTTGTTCTTTTGGCCATAGTTTGCAAGTTAAATGCACATATCATTTCTGCAATGAGCACGGTGATAGCCATGATCTCTATTTCTATCTCCGTGATTGGTATGATAAGGAGTGCATCAACTCAACACACATATTCGTGGGATTTGATCCCTGTTTGGTTGCCAAAGAAAAGGATATGTTTAGTGAATACAGTGAGGTCTCAGTTGAATTTCAACCGGCAGATATTTACGGCAATCTCTTACCATTAAATCTTTGTCAAGTATACGAGTGTGGAGTCCGTCCACTGGACACCGAATATGAGATATATCGCTTTGCTTTGCCCATGCAAGGCCACTATAGGATTTGTTCTCTGGATCGAGATGAATTGGAAGCAATGTTCCAAGCCAGGAGAGGAAGGTTCGAAGGCATGATGAAGTTGACAAacagaagaaacaaagaaatgacTAAATCTTCTCAGCTTTCTCAGCATCGAAGACCTCTTCTTTAG